The Vigna unguiculata cultivar IT97K-499-35 chromosome 1, ASM411807v1, whole genome shotgun sequence nucleotide sequence atatatatatatattattagtattaattaacCGTAATTAACCCTGTAATGGCAAAACCAGGCCcaacattgtttttgtttgtatcATTTGAACTACAAATGAAAATTTGTCTATTCAAACAACTGGAGCACATAGGTAAGATAAATACTTTTTCACCTccataatgttttcattatatCTACAAGGAAGTGTTAGAAAGGTTTTAAATGTTTATAGCTtagattttcatattttgtaatTCACAAATATGTTACAAATTTCACAATGgagaatttattttagtttagaaaatatattttcataattcaaaatatattttcagatttccaaattacataattcaaaatgtactttaattgtataatctataatgtattttgaaattaaataatctaaaaatattttctaaattatacaatttaaaggTGTTTTTCCAAATTACATGATCCAAGAATAAGTTTTTGAATTACATAATCCAAAAATATAGTCCTAATTATCATCTAGAATATGTTTCGAAATGTGTTATTAAATAGTTTCAAATCAAAAATATATCCTGAATTACATAATCCTTAAGACATTTTCATATtgcattatataaaatatatttttgagttTCAATTCCATAATTagaacaaattttcaaattaaataattcaaagtATTTCAAACCCATACAACTAGAGATACAAATACATACAAAGATCATTAATTTGAATGCATCCATCCCCatgttaaaacatttttattttctcaaatctttagaaagtttaataaaaattaaaggcCTGTTTAGAAATCCAATCATAATTATAAACTACTAAAAGCGACTTCAAAAtcaattacttcttttaaaattatatttttaatccttCATTAATTAGTTTGATGATTAAAACCCAATTTAGAatgttaattttgattttttttttccaaaataacactgttttccttttattttcccacctaacATACTATGCCTAATATTTACAACAGTAGCACGATTTTGAAATTGGTTCAGAATGCGGTTATTGAAGAACCGAATTCTGACTTTCATTTACGTTAAAAATGATTTGGAAACTAGTCAGAATTTGATTTTTGGGGAAATCAAATTCTGaactggattttttttttaatttccgtttttattaaaattaaaagaaaaaaatatttttttttagttttaattaaaaggaatgaaaaaatattttaaaatgtaataactaatttaatattttgaaataattaaatattctaaaatatataattatatttttaaataaattaagttttttattatttgacatgcaatatatacataattaaaaattatattttaaaaataaaagaataattaattgattgaaGATTATTTTTGGaaggagaaaaatatttaattgtacaataattcaaactaaaaataattattttaaaaacagttaattatttaaaatttcacaatcaaatttTAACTACAAATCATCAATgcctaatttataaactttcaacaacaccaaaataataatcaaatcaatttattttataatataattttacaatcaatttttttttcttcaacaacaacttttcaatcaattatttattcctttattttgaacatataatttttaatattctatacattacatttcaaataataataaacttaatttatttcaaaatataattatatatttttcaatatttaattgttCCAAAACAATTACATCAATTACCATTAATaattactaaattaatttatgataattcttccaattaatttttttcctttccctataaaaaaaataaaactaaacaaataaaaaaaattttaactttctcttccattttgaaaaaaaaaataaaaaaaataatatccaaCTCAGAATTTCAGAAAACTGAATTCTGGCtggttttgaaataatttaagaaaaaaaagttagaattCAGTTTTCTGGAAACCGAAAACTGAATTCTGatccattttaaaaaatgtgcTAGACTggtaaataaaagataaaagatacaGTTTGCTATTTGggtaattatattttgaatccGTGGTACTGCAGAGAAAAATTCTGTTAATTTTCCAGTTAAACATTGATGACGTGATAAGTCTGGACTATTACTGTTTTCATTACATAACTATGTTATTCTACATACAAAAAATCCAAGAACTTTGACCggtgaaaatatttaaagaattaagaataaaagaagttaaaagTTTAATGTGAGGTCTTTATTAGAATCAAATAGTTGTGTTTTTTCCTTGATATCATAAACTCGATTAAAACACTTCAATATTTATCAGTAGAAAGATAGCAACAAAACACAGATTATATCTGTGTGGTCTATTTACAGCACTTGTCTGACACACTTACCATCTTTGCTGGGTAAAGTAGCTAATTTTCTGACTTAACGAAACTTTTGTTTCCTGTAATAGAAAAAAGATGAGTGATGCAAACAACATGTGCGTGGTTGAAGAGGAATTTGATTCGCTGTAATTGCATTACCAGGAGTTACAAAAACAATTGTTGAATTCAATTATTGTCTCCCTACTGCATAAACTTTTATAGCCCTTTGGCTCCTTTTCTGCTAGGATTTTTCCCATAATTGAGATTATTTTTAGCTTCTTAAAGGGTGCACACACCTGAATAATGCATGCatacttgtttttcttttaatgatcCTATAATTTTTCAAGAAAACTTTGGATTTGTGGGCCATGCGGGGTCCCAATAACACCATGTCACACACTACTTTGATGCTGAATTCCACTGCAGGACATGCACAAGCCTACACACCCTTGTTACAGTACTACTGATATCTTGTCTCATGGGGACCAGTTGGTGGTGATCAAGGAATCTTAGAGCTTTTTGCTACGACATTGTGCAATTGTACCAGGGTGGAGGACATACCCTTTTATGTTGCAGATATACATCTACTAAAGATAAGATATATTTACGGTATATAAGGTATATAAATGAGTCCAAAATTCTCCTAAGTAAACCGGTTCTATAAGGTCGAGTTAGGTTTACGGTTTAAAGTCCATAATCTTAAAGAATAGTACGAGAGTCATCTGAAACCTATCATAATAAGATTAGTTATTTGCAGATCTGTTGTATCATTTGTTATTATCAGACTATCTATTAATGTCTAGTCTCACGTTCGagatatatatatctatattcaAACCAGATATATGTCTATACTCAAATGCATGTAAATGCTGTGATTGGTGAATGCAGGTTTTGTGCTGAGAATGAAAGCAGCGAATAGAGATGATATTGAAGTTGAAGAGTATCAGGTAGATGCAGCAAAAAGTAAAAAGGGGCGAGTCAGAATAATTTTAGAAGGTACCATTATTACACTTGGGAGGTCCCTTGGTTTCAAACTTTTTCAGGTACAGCTGATGCTGCTGGATAACATTGACAAGAAGAAAACACCAAACCAGAGTAGGTCCTGGTGTTGTTTGACTTCTTTAGTACCCAGCCAAGAACATTTGAAGCCATTCTCACACCCTGCTTCATGGAAACATGCTTACAAATAGTGTCTCAATGTTACTCCACCAATAACATGATGTGTTTCTGTTCCAAATTGCACCCAGGCCAGAAGCATTGGATCAAATGCATTTTTTGAAACAATTTTCAATCCAGTCAATTTCATGCTAAATTCCTGTCAAGTTCATTCTGGGGAAAGGAGGATCTGTTTCATGATTCAGGAATCTACACGTCAAAAGTAGCAGTCATGTGTACACATCAGATGTTGAGAAAAATAACAGCTCatgttcaacttttttttttaatgtagatATTGAATAAGACTTTAACTTTAATGTAAAGAGTTTTAGAGTATTGATTCGTTATAATTCACTTTTCATATAAGTCTTCTTTGCATTTGTTGATTACAATAAGTTACATTTAAAGTCATATCAAATGTAATTTTCCAATTTGTTGACAGTGTAAGATATTTTACAACAACAATACATATCTATTACTCTTATTTACAAGCAGTTAATGTAATTTTGTCTTTTGCTAAGTAATTATAGATACAACTTTGTATATGGCTTTTAGGTTTATTTAGAAATTTGATTCCTATGTTtatgtctttatttttatttttttttatttttatattttttttagtctatTGAGtgtctatttaaaaaaaacttaattgagtttctatttttgtaaaataaaaaatgcaatgtAAATTTTCAGTTAAATTGGAGATAACatcatttgaaaatattatatgtcAAAATCTAAGTTTATCACATGTCAAAATCTGAGTCATCTTTTCTTTGAAACTATCACCtgtcaaaatcaaaatcaaatgtatTCTAAGATAGAAGATGACCCAGATTTTGACATATAACAGACTTATATTTTGACATGCATCACTTCCAAACTGTTAACGCCAATTTAACGAAAGAGGTCACATTGACTCTTTACAAAATTAGAGACTCAATTGAATGAAAATCCAAAATATAGAgaataaattactaattaaacctGATTTTTAAATTCTTTGTTATGCACATTAATAATTAGTGTGTATGATGCTTTTGTTTGGACATTAGTGTGAAAGAAAAAAGGgaccaaaatttaaatttgaccATGCAATATTAttcatagaagaaaaaaacatgagCAGAAAGAGTAGAATGTTTGACGTAATTGGATGATTTTGAAATAAGATGTTAGAAATAACAGTCACTATACCCTGAAAAAAACATCAAAGCTCAACCAGAATAATGCCAAAACAAACACATAATGCCAACCATACAATAATGTTATGTTCTGGCAATGCAGTGGTCCTACGTAACTAACTTCTTTTGCTCATTTACAGACTTGCACTTGCTTTACTCTAAACTTTGGAAAACAACTTTTCAGAATAtagttttctttcaaatttgttCATACAACACcattttttcttgataaaaaaacaaaccaTAAACTTAACTCATGTGCCAATAATTTGCAGAACTTTAGTCTTCTTAAACATGATCGTGCGGTTCTTTGACCAATAATTAAGCCACTGAATGTCATTTTGAATTTAACTTTtaagatattataataaatatccaCCAAACTAACCGTGCATTGCAATTTTTAGCTGAATAACagtgaaaaaattgaaatttcagtACACAAAATGCTTGCTAAAACAAAACTGTTCTGTTTAAAAGTACTTGCTTGTTGATGGAAAAGTAGTTTAGTAACTTCAGAAACACTTTAAAAGCATAATTAAACTGGCCAAAATAGTATTGTTAGTAGCATTCCGATGAAAAgcataaattaaaactttatgaAAACTACATGAATATTTACAaagattttcttcttttctggTATTGGAATCCCAGTCAAATCAAATATTCTGTTTCTTCTAGTTCTTAACTTGTCTTATTTTTGCAGTTGTGAATCAAATGGTAACAAGGGTTGCACAAGGTGATCTTTATTATCAGATGACAAGAATCCAAAAACTAAtgataatatacatatatacacaaATATCAACAAGTCTTCACATTGTGATAAGAATTACACAGCTAAAGAGAACCTATCAAATATCCTATACTATCtctgtataaaaaaaaaatcaaagaatgATCTTCTGTTGTATGTTATTTTGAATCTATCATTTGAATGACGATGGAAATGTACATTGGCACATAGGTAAACGTAGAAACTGGGTGCCCAGAACTCTTATGGTTACCCTGAAATGAAAGGCACTTGAAGTGTTCCAAAGGGGTCAAAATTGCACATCCTGTTGAAAGTATCACTCTCTTCCTTGCTAAGTAGCCTTCAGAAATTAGCATGTGAGTCATTGCACATGCACTCAGGAATAGGATACTTTGTAACATCTCTTCCAGCTTTGATAGTCCTAAGTTCTGGCTGCCCCAACGAGTCCTGGTGCAACTCCTTCATGATTCTGTTGAACTCTTCTTCAGAGAGAGAAGAGTTATGAAAATAAGGGAGCATGTGTCTCTTGTTTGGAGTTATATATTTCTTGTGCCCATCAAATGCTCTCTGACCCTGAAAGTGAAACACCATTTTCAGTATTTTGATTTCTATTGCATACTACTTAGTTTCCTGTTTTCACAAACAGATATAAAAACCACCAAGTTGGTTTCACTTTGTTCCCAACTCTCCTAGATATggtaaaaatagtaaaatgttGTTTTCACCATTTCCTATCttccaaaacaaaacaacataataGGCAAACCTGAATTGCATGGCCCATGTTTCCTCCATGAGATGGCATGAAAACATCACTCTTCTCAGAGACTATGTAATCTATGGCAGCCATTATGGATGCCTTATTTGCAAAGGGTTGTAGTTCTCCTGGCAAGGCAAGATCTTCCTTGCTATAAAAGTTAGGAAACTCTTGCATCAATGGAAGCAAGGCTTCTTTTCCACCCAAAGGTTCTCCTCCAGCCCAATAAATTCTTGCATTCTTTGGAGCTCCTAGACCCTTCAAAAGCCTATAAATTGAACCAAAACATCTATCAGAACATGTTCAAAAACAACCTAGTAAAAGTAACCAAAACTGCTGTTGTATTCACCTGGTAACCTCCACAGCATTCAAAGGGCACAGACCAGCCATCTTCCTTTCATGGTAAGTCATGTTTGATCTTGCAGTCAATAGCTCTGGCCGTTCTATCCTCTCATTGTTAACAATCTCGTCGAGTTCTTCACTCAGACCAGGGAGGCACCCAGTTCTCACCCACACATCCTTTTCCATTCTTAGATGAAGAGCAAGGTAAGGTCCCTTGCTCTTCATTCTCTCTGCAATCCTGTCCCCAAGTTCCTGAACCGGTTGAGCAAACCTCAGTGCATTGAAAGCAACCTGAAACACAAGATCAGAACTAACTTTCACAATCTGCAACCAGTTATTATACAAGAGAATTTCTAAAGGGTGATTTTACCTagtttcttgtttttatttccCATTTAAAATGTATAGAAAGGAAGAGAATTTGAATACTAAATACCTTGCATCTAAGCTTTTGAAGATCAGAAGAAAGATCCTTGGAAAGCCTTGAATCCAAACCACGTAAGAGCAAAACACCTTCTCTGTTGAACTGCGCAAGACTACAGTCAGGAAAGTGTCCTTTTTTCCGAACAACAATGAAAACACTCATTTTCATATTAATGTAGGTGGCATCATAAAATGACCCTCCTCATATGAACTATCATATTAATGGACCAGAAAAATTTGGAGAAGCTAACCCCATTAAGAATTACAGAAAAAGCAATGAACAGAACACCTGAAGAAAGCAGAACAGGATAAGAGAACATCTCCAACTGTTTTTGGTTtatggtcttgaaaacactgtTTGTGgaaataattttcaaaactttatggATTTTGGATGAGAAATTGATTGTTGAGTACTGTACGACTGTTTTGGAAAACCgttttaaacacaaaaaaggGCGAAGAGAATCAAACAGGCCCTTACTCTTCTGAGGTATCTCGAACGGATCCAGTTGGGAGTGACATGAAGGGGAGGACTTCCCTCTACTGGTTTTGTCATTAGGTGCGTTGATGGCAATGCTGAAACCACTCGCACATCATTGGCAAGAACTCTCTTGAAGTGCTCCAAATCAAATATATCACCAAACTCACTGCaaccaaacaaaacaaatggAAAACATCACAAATAAGGAAAAACATCAAAGTCTCACCACACTATTTTGAATTCATGAATAAGCTAAACCCTTATGACTATGGACAAGAACAAAATGTACCTTTCATCACCCCAAATGACATTGACTTGCAATATAGGAACAACCAAAGCAGCCCCAAGAATCCTAGCAATGACAACTGCATCAACAATTTGATTCCTTTGCTGATTCAAGCCCCCAGAAACAACCACCATCAGGTACTTTCTCCTATCCTTTAGAACCCCATCAGTTGCTCTTCTGTAATCCCTGCTGAAACTCAAGCAAGGTTTGTATCCCAACCCATCTGGTTGCTTCCAGAACTCACTCTTCTCAACTCCTCCATCACCTTCCACCTTGTCCAATCCCTGTGCTCTAAGCTCCACGTGGGAAACCAAAGCCTTCGTCAACAAAACCTCATCTTTTATGTTATTGTCTCTCAGAACACCAACGTTTGACTTTGAAAGTGGGGTTGAGATCGTGTTCTGAGGCAGGGTTGTGGCACATGGGTAGGGAGAAAATGGGATGTTAAGGGTGAGGGCGAACTTGAGCATGCCAAGGAAACCGAAGAGAAAGAGAGTGAAAAACCACAGTCTTGGCCTCCTGAAGATGGTGTttgtgaagaagaaaaagaaccTGTTGGTGCTTCTTGAAGTCTTCTTGGGAGAGTCAAGAAGAGATTgcagagaagaagaagatataGAATTGATGATCTGAGAAGGAACTGATATGTAGGACAACTTCTTGGCATTGTTTTTTGACTTAGCCATTGAAAAGAGATGAGCTTTTCACAGAGTGattaagagagagagagagagagagagagttagTACTTTTCCTTTATTGTTTTTTGTTCTGAACTTCACTTCACTTCCTTCCttcagaagaagaagaagaaggacaTAATGAGAGATAATGAAGTTTGGTTTGTTATAAAGAGCCTCAATCAAGTTTTCATTCAAAAGTCTTCACTTTGTAGAGAGAGAagtgaagagagagaagagggtCGGCGGGAAGAGGAAGTTGGATCAAAGTTTCAACGCCTAATCAAAGGAATGAATGAAAACTGAGGTTTGAGGATTTGGACAAGTTCGGTTTAGTTCTGGTGGAAACAGGTTTTAAAGTGGAATTTTTGGTTTAAGGTGTTGGCATTTGGCATTCATTATAAAGACGCTATCTTTCTCAAAACTCCACTTTTGATGGATATGGGAACTATGTGGCATGTTTGTTAGAGATTGACCCTTAAGCCCCCATTCATTATTGCATTCATGTTTGGTTTTTCATGCTATTGTCTGTAAtcataatcaaaatatattgctcatgtttttctttttcatcccTCGCTTTTTTTAGGGTTCTAATATTCAACAACAACTAAATCCATAGCTATTTAATTCTAATGTCAAGCATAGAGGTGTCAATGTCGCACAAAATACATGAATTGGTTTTCCAAAAGTTTTAGAAATCAAACATTTTATTAGCTCGATTATTCTATTTAATGATGTGCCCAATTGGTAGAGTCTTGCATTACCTTTTTTACATTTTggttaaaacttattttaatataaaaatttgctcttttttttttttaacttttgtagaTACTTAGTGTAAAATTAtatcaaacataattaatgagaattgtccaagtgtgagtcaaaagtctcacattggataaaatagacaaagttaaatactatataagaataaatattcATAACATCATTGTCTTAAGGTGTTGGGATTAAAAATGGTGTTAAAAGCCTTATATGTGTAAAGtcaatgtcatatatatagaaCAATAATCTCTTAAATAATCATAACCCATatgacataaaaatataatctatcaGTGATATCAAAGTCGATAGTTCGGAGTGATTGACCGCATAACCATACTATAAAAAACTAAAGTGACTGAATGGTGTCAAAGACCTTATATGTATAAAatcaatgtcatatatatagaaccacaatctttCAAATAACCATAACCTATCAataatttacataaattttgtagtttttttgtTCCATTTGCTAATCACTAAAATTCAactcaataatatatatagagTTTGACAAGAGTTCAAAATCACTCTCAAATCTTTGGTAAAGGGTTATTTGACCCGCAAAATATGGCAATTCTGAAAGTGAATGTAGACGAATCCTTTCCCACATTCACACAATGCATGTCACAAACCCTAAAACATTCCAATGCTCGAAGCTTCtcactttataaaaaattacctTAAAACCATGTTtgaagatttaaataataaaccaACTTTAAGCAGAAATTCACTGCCTTGTAGCATATTACTATACAGAAATATCAAGCATGTTATCTTTCAATATTATAactgttgggaatagtccaagtgtgagtcaaagtcccacattggatagaaaagacaaagttaaacactatataagaataaaggcccataacaacattgccttaaggttttggtgtaaaagtggtgtctaaggtcttatatgtgtaagactaatgttatATAACCATATGGAATCACAATCTCCCAATGCCCATGCCATAACCATGCCCATGTCTATAACCAtaacatatatgaaaaaaatataacctatcagtggtatcagagccgatggttcggagtgactgaccgcataaccataacaaaaaagGGGGTCagagtgactgaccgcataaccataacaaaaaagGGGGTCACCGatgtgactgaccgcataaccataaccaaaggggtcactcatacaTCTAAAAGggaaatataccatatgaaaaaaaaaaaagaaaaaaaaataagggactcacccttgaggggagatgttgggaatagtccaagtgtgagtcaaagtcccacattggatagaaaagacaaagttaaacactatataagaataaaggcccataacaacattgccttaaggttttggtgtaaaagtggtgtctaaggtcttatatgtgtaagactaatgttatataaccatatagaaccacaatctctcaatgaccataacTATGCCATGACCATGACTATaaaccatatatgaaaaaatataacctatCAATAACTCCATTGCTTTAAACACACTTAAACCTAGTATCTTTATggtaaaatatatgataaacaagtaggattataaaaaatataaaacagtaGATACAATAGACTTATCTCACAAGAGGATTATATCTTTCTTTAATGACTTTAACTCCACAGACTTAATTATGTTTCTACAAAATATAGTTCTCCAAATAatgtaattatgtaatttagaatttaaatttcattatttttcaattaattttatgagCTTGTTTTAGTTGTACGTGTTTCAtgtcaaataaaaaactttGATAAGATTGAAGAAGAGgtggtgaaaaaaaattaaacttatgaTATA carries:
- the LOC114192415 gene encoding O-fucosyltransferase 20, whose amino-acid sequence is MAKSKNNAKKLSYISVPSQIINSISSSSLQSLLDSPKKTSRSTNRFFFFFTNTIFRRPRLWFFTLFLFGFLGMLKFALTLNIPFSPYPCATTLPQNTISTPLSKSNVGVLRDNNIKDEVLLTKALVSHVELRAQGLDKVEGDGGVEKSEFWKQPDGLGYKPCLSFSRDYRRATDGVLKDRRKYLMVVVSGGLNQQRNQIVDAVVIARILGAALVVPILQVNVIWGDESEFGDIFDLEHFKRVLANDVRVVSALPSTHLMTKPVEGSPPLHVTPNWIRSRYLRRFNREGVLLLRGLDSRLSKDLSSDLQKLRCKVAFNALRFAQPVQELGDRIAERMKSKGPYLALHLRMEKDVWVRTGCLPGLSEELDEIVNNERIERPELLTARSNMTYHERKMAGLCPLNAVEVTRLLKGLGAPKNARIYWAGGEPLGGKEALLPLMQEFPNFYSKEDLALPGELQPFANKASIMAAIDYIVSEKSDVFMPSHGGNMGHAIQGQRAFDGHKKYITPNKRHMLPYFHNSSLSEEEFNRIMKELHQDSLGQPELRTIKAGRDVTKYPIPECMCNDSHANF